A region of Haliotis asinina isolate JCU_RB_2024 chromosome 9, JCU_Hal_asi_v2, whole genome shotgun sequence DNA encodes the following proteins:
- the LOC137297137 gene encoding uncharacterized protein yields the protein MKILHSPLVCYLLALSPILGLRCELDCEDDACVETITRVSKKACHKLARSPRWLSRIPPKQHFTVHQKRTSVEITLTRDREPGSVLLLTVPAHGGRQCFNITTPGNQTYSINDGKARTRLKCSGVRISKKWRRIKLYDLTNRKILGSQLVEKKLETLKPTQRPPVERLENGSRQPRTATCSCMIPDVVYLKPKCVSPGNYTMTISWVPFYNSSDLRIGIVPEGDSDVFVTNGHRKLPRWKLLTQRLQEDTFTNLELKSGSKYIGLVGSLGCNSCMRYKESEALRVQCSNKGPAPSDQTPVTDIKATMSSSKSPMIVYAVIGVGAFAFIGVLALGVFLLKMRHGKRYGALPASDSSASLASVAQVSVVRSSDVDDVVRAAENLVSQLQQRGKTTMSTLASDVTEVSTAASDLIFHVTSGSEPLPTCLKQLTSKTVTVLHHGNRKPDVIVPRDFQFCDLLNNLMACGRNLDLDDFLNKLGPAHIDVGLSKVKALLLSCDSGEDDSPLSQATRELVRLLREKLAITVVYPQETEQHLQEQRNMGINTWAKEKLAACNLVIVVPSQDVADVHTGDASLNNSVRIVRGAIASLKQSCPERRPEVCVVTFGYWKEHVESVWMHFPTCRTFSLLETDSGDPVDLRHNLKPFFSWLCPDMALVELACRDGQDFLLNADRMCCKVHGTPTVLEDMI from the exons GATGACGCTTGCGTGGAGACCATTACCAGGGTGTCCAAGAAAG CGTGCCACAAACTAGCCAGGTCGCCGAGATGGTTGTCAAGAATCCCTCCCAAACAACATTTTACAGTCCACCAGAAAAGGACCTCCGTGGAGATTACTTTGACACGTGACAGGGAGCCAG GTTCGGTGCTGCTGCTGACAGTACCTGCACATGGAGGCCGGCAGTGCTTCAACATCACGACTCCTGGAAACCAG ACGTACAGTATTAACGACGGCAAGGCGCGGACGAGGCTGAAATGTAGTGGGGTTCGAATCTCGAAGAAATGGAGGAGGATCAAGCTGTACGACCTCACGAATCGCAAAATTCTCGGTTCACAGCTTGTGGAAAAGAAACTGGAGACATTGAAACCTACACAAAGGCCTCCAGTCGAGAGACTTGAAA ATGGGTCCCGCCAGCCCCGGACTGCCACCTGTTCCTGTATGATCCCTGACGTTGTTTATCTGAAGCCCAAGTGTGTGTCCCCCGGCAACTACACCATGACTATCAGCTGGGTGCCTTTCTACAACAGCAGCGACCTGAGAATAGGCATCGTGCCCGAGGGTGATAGCGACGTGTTCGTGACGAATGGCCACCGGAAGCTACCGCGGTGGAAG CTTTTGACTCAAAGACTTCAAGAAGACACATTTACGAACTTGGAACTGAAATCCGGATCAAAATACATTGGATTG GTTGGGTCCCTTGGGTGCAATTCGTGCATGCGCTACAAGGAGAGTGAAGCTTTGCGTGTGCAGTGCTCGAACAAAG GTCCAGCACCGTCTGATCAGACACCTGTGACAGACATAAAGGCCACcatgtcttcatcaaagtcacCCATGATAGTCTATGCTGTTATTGGAGTCGGGGCCTTTGCGTTCATCGGAGTCCTGGCTCTGGGTGTGTTCTTACTGAAAATGCGAC ATGGGAAACGTTATGGTGCTCTTCCTGCATCCGATAGTTCTGCGTCCCTCGCATCTGTTGCTCAAGTGTCAGTAGTCAGGTCATCGGATGTTGACGACGTTGTCAGAGCAGCCGAAAATTTGGTTTCACAACTACAGCAACGCGGAAAGACGACGATGTCTACATTGGCGTCTGATGTGACGGAGGTGTCGACCGCAGCTAGTGACCTTATCTTCCACGTCACATCAGGTAGTGAACCGTTACCAACATGTCTGAAGCAGCTGACATCCAAAACAGTGACAGTTCTTCACCATGGCAACAGGAAGCCGGATGTTATTGTGCCACGTGACTTCCAGTTCTGTGACCTGCTGAATAACCTGATGGCTTGTGGAcgtaaccttgaccttgatgaTTTTCTGAACAAGCTTGGACCTGCTCACATTGATGTTG GCCTATCTAAAGTCAAAGCCCTCTTGTTGTCCTGTGACTCGGGAGAGGACGACTCACCACTTAGTCAGGCCACAAGGGAACTTGTAAGGCTGTTGAGGGAGAAGCTCGCTATAACAGTCGTATATCCACAGGAGACAGAGCAGCATCTTCAGGAACAGAGAAACATGGGAATTAACACATGGGCCAAGGAAAAACTCGCAGCCTGTAACCTAGTGATTGTTGTCCCGTCCCAAGACGTTGCAGACGTTCATACAGGAGACGCGAGTCTCAACAACAGCGTAAGAATTGTTCGGGGTGCTATTGCCTCTCTGAAACAGAGTTGCCCTGAGAGGAGACCGGAAGTGTGTGTTGTGACGTTTGGGTACTGGAAAGAACATGTTGAAAGTGTATGGATGCATTTCCCAACCTGTCGAACTTTCAGTCTGCTGGAGACTGACTCTGGTGACCCAGTTGATCTAAGACACAATCTGAAGCCGTTCTTCTCATGGCTATGTCCGGACATGGCCTTGGTTGAACTCGCGTGTCGGGATGGACAGGACTTCCTCCTTAACGCTGACCGGATGTGCTGCAAAGTGCATGGGACTCCAACCGTCTTGGAGGACATGATCTGA